A stretch of the uncultured Desulfobacter sp. genome encodes the following:
- a CDS encoding PilC/PilY family type IV pilus protein, whose translation MTTRYLSFPVSRSRQLAEKQIRGGRTLFPAVLSILTLICIISAALPLNAADVLFKSTFWQWYNSVNDEQSEKTIISNSAMTITAAGIDVWTDSDQYASYYLENADGAFTAIVKITSQENTNGWAKAGIMVRNAIEPGSSTGYCMVSVTPSNGYAFQWDSNDDGRLDANQNTGSSDYPCWIKLVKTKEANNYKFQGFYSTDGITWTPINTNDGEVLGSAESMQDVGLFVTSHNSATASTVRFEDFEIDPLPSKKTYIITASTGDNGTIYPINAVEIMQNDEPEFTIIPDTGYEVNQVWVDSSLVSLTDSTYTFAPVTARHSIEATFSQIIYTVTASAGEHGSITPSGANQVAYNETITFDVVPDEGYAVGTVTVDGDSDAKLTNDRYTFENVLANHQISVSFVESETTEPESGIPGCATNTTTDYSSGFDSGDFELTNTSVTDGKLVLDTGNDAIDPDSIVIPFTQEVVITFLYEGAGYVSDFGYLLKEDVVDANGDFKGWNNIPEEDKHPLFIKIYDDNETGGCCAGGNGILDTDYGNGSFPTTSEAALAVYDDGTRNPDGTVNTFVVDGDGSVTAKDMKKSIGTIAGGTELVFFLTANKRWNTTDTSGVFFTKKEWNTDTYGACGSGTFDKIYRLGDTTSESCTTDGGWLAQPAIDRMDTIFGVQLTGEYKLPITYGQKYSHVIVGAPPHDPNKWILGWEDLIGAGDADHNDMVFQIERRTGGIASLESDNAIVPADDDAYFTSVTMTVYDNMPCSGATEINYWLTIDDGDTWIEIIDWDEIYEIDSENHTTKGEDITDTWIPGTPQYTKRKIRVDFSEKGLAGRALRWKAEMFSDLETCTPEILDVELDGTVATNGYFSRAEPVIQTNVVYSGAYETPALSWTEKSLRGHLVASQRYDPADTSQTDVVDLWDAGEVLTAQGPGARTLYYPTVTVYEVTEEVLWTGDGTKTEFSGTLKYYPLSALTVEITDQTEEFTDKHTDELSGSLGGSGTINRFTGEVSVTFNSPPGAAVPVKASYSYYMAQSVLTPFTPDNITNSMLGLDGTYIVGQGYTYDFNGDGSYTEDDGDWLVNWVKGYKDGSATSKEWLLGPVDHSVPAVQVPPGKSWWYYGSAVTEEEKKGLDTFIEDNEERRTVVYVGSRDGMLHAFDGGKFRWGDNPKTDEEENRGYFLWEDEDEDGVFAPNYGTGKELWAFIPANLIPRLKNNKLGEDDQAYVDASPTIADVKINDAWATVLLCAQGNGGDTVSCLNVTDPDAPKFMWEFADPDLYRSRSSAAVSQVGRIQVGGQTMWVAFFVSGKTNDPDLYPSIYLVNIETGHLIKRIYLDHDPDATGRGKGGVASGQPAIVDSDNNGYIDRVYVGSDKGYLYKVTIPDNPDEYNYGFTNCVINTDFTDDNEETVQESYRYQPVYASPAVTVQTYYDAQGELQYDVSIFFGTGDSPYYDEDIDTGNTRYNFYAYTDTAAKGVCSTDTVSLDWFLELDEGHRVYASAFSSAGNIYFGTSTAETEDPCESQEEDDNSGKVYVVDAEEGTIIESVVVGNVRTSPVVDDEHLYVKTTDGSIVTFGGGGYNNEVTMGAEVETFVKSWKVLSN comes from the coding sequence ATGACAACCAGATATCTGTCTTTTCCGGTATCCCGCAGCCGGCAGTTGGCTGAAAAACAAATACGGGGCGGCCGGACCCTTTTTCCAGCCGTTTTATCCATACTGACCCTTATTTGTATCATTTCGGCGGCCTTGCCGTTGAACGCTGCCGATGTTTTATTTAAGAGCACCTTTTGGCAATGGTATAACTCGGTAAACGACGAACAAAGCGAAAAAACGATTATTTCCAACTCGGCCATGACCATTACCGCAGCCGGTATTGATGTTTGGACCGACTCGGATCAATATGCCTCATATTATCTTGAAAATGCTGACGGCGCTTTCACAGCTATCGTTAAAATTACCTCCCAGGAAAACACCAATGGGTGGGCCAAGGCCGGCATCATGGTGAGAAACGCCATAGAGCCCGGTTCAAGTACAGGCTATTGCATGGTTTCGGTGACCCCAAGCAACGGGTATGCCTTTCAATGGGATAGCAACGATGACGGTAGGTTGGACGCAAACCAAAATACAGGCAGTTCTGATTATCCCTGTTGGATTAAATTGGTCAAGACCAAAGAGGCAAACAACTACAAGTTCCAAGGGTTTTACTCCACAGACGGAATCACTTGGACCCCCATCAATACTAACGACGGTGAAGTCTTGGGCTCAGCCGAAAGCATGCAGGATGTTGGACTGTTTGTGACCTCTCATAATTCCGCCACTGCATCTACGGTGCGCTTCGAGGATTTTGAGATCGATCCCCTACCTTCAAAAAAGACCTATATCATTACAGCCTCAACCGGAGATAACGGTACCATATACCCAATTAACGCGGTTGAAATTATGCAAAACGATGAGCCAGAATTTACCATTATCCCTGATACCGGGTATGAGGTAAACCAGGTGTGGGTGGACAGTTCACTGGTCTCGTTAACCGACAGCACCTATACCTTTGCTCCCGTAACTGCCAGGCACTCCATTGAGGCGACCTTTTCGCAGATAATTTATACCGTCACGGCCTCTGCCGGGGAGCACGGATCCATTACCCCATCCGGGGCCAACCAGGTGGCGTACAACGAGACGATCACATTTGATGTGGTGCCTGATGAGGGGTATGCAGTGGGGACGGTCACAGTGGACGGTGATTCTGACGCGAAACTGACCAATGACCGGTATACCTTTGAAAATGTTCTTGCAAATCATCAGATCAGCGTCTCCTTTGTAGAATCGGAAACCACTGAGCCGGAGTCCGGTATTCCCGGATGCGCAACAAACACGACAACGGATTATAGTTCCGGGTTTGATTCCGGTGATTTTGAGCTGACCAACACTAGTGTGACTGACGGTAAACTGGTTCTAGACACAGGTAATGACGCCATTGATCCGGATAGTATTGTCATTCCCTTTACCCAGGAAGTAGTTATCACCTTTTTGTACGAAGGGGCCGGGTATGTATCTGATTTTGGTTATCTCCTCAAGGAGGATGTTGTTGATGCAAACGGAGATTTTAAGGGGTGGAACAATATTCCTGAAGAAGACAAGCACCCGCTTTTTATAAAAATCTATGACGATAATGAGACCGGGGGGTGTTGCGCCGGCGGAAACGGAATCCTGGATACGGATTACGGTAACGGCTCTTTTCCCACAACCAGTGAGGCTGCTCTGGCCGTTTATGACGATGGTACCCGTAATCCGGACGGCACTGTTAACACATTTGTGGTGGATGGTGACGGCAGCGTCACAGCTAAGGACATGAAAAAATCCATCGGTACCATTGCCGGTGGGACCGAATTGGTCTTTTTTCTGACTGCTAATAAACGCTGGAATACCACGGATACCAGTGGTGTATTTTTTACAAAAAAAGAATGGAATACAGATACTTACGGGGCTTGCGGCAGCGGTACCTTTGACAAGATATACAGGTTAGGTGATACCACGAGTGAAAGCTGTACCACAGACGGCGGTTGGTTGGCCCAGCCGGCCATTGACCGTATGGATACCATCTTTGGTGTTCAGCTGACCGGAGAGTATAAACTTCCCATTACTTACGGCCAAAAATATTCCCATGTTATTGTGGGGGCTCCCCCCCATGACCCGAATAAATGGATACTGGGTTGGGAGGATCTTATCGGTGCCGGGGATGCAGACCATAATGATATGGTTTTTCAGATCGAACGGCGTACTGGTGGGATTGCCAGCCTTGAATCGGACAATGCCATTGTTCCGGCAGATGATGACGCATATTTCACCTCTGTAACGATGACGGTCTATGATAATATGCCCTGTTCCGGGGCCACGGAAATTAACTATTGGCTGACCATTGATGACGGGGATACCTGGATCGAAATAATTGATTGGGATGAAATTTATGAAATAGACAGTGAAAATCATACTACAAAAGGGGAAGACATTACCGATACCTGGATTCCCGGAACCCCTCAGTATACCAAACGAAAAATCCGTGTTGATTTTTCCGAAAAAGGGCTCGCAGGCAGGGCGTTGCGCTGGAAGGCGGAGATGTTCTCTGATCTGGAAACCTGTACCCCTGAAATACTTGATGTGGAACTTGACGGTACGGTTGCAACCAACGGTTACTTCTCCCGGGCCGAACCCGTGATCCAGACCAATGTGGTCTATTCCGGGGCCTATGAAACCCCGGCTCTTTCATGGACGGAGAAGTCTTTGAGAGGGCATCTGGTGGCTTCCCAGCGATATGATCCCGCGGATACCAGCCAGACCGATGTGGTTGATCTCTGGGATGCAGGCGAGGTGCTGACCGCTCAAGGTCCGGGCGCCAGAACCCTTTATTATCCTACCGTTACCGTGTATGAAGTTACAGAAGAGGTGTTATGGACAGGGGACGGTACAAAAACAGAATTTTCAGGTACTCTTAAATACTACCCGTTATCTGCTCTGACTGTTGAGATCACTGACCAGACCGAAGAATTTACGGATAAACATACGGATGAGCTTTCCGGCAGTCTCGGGGGAAGCGGAACCATTAACCGGTTTACAGGCGAAGTCAGTGTTACCTTTAATTCACCCCCGGGTGCAGCAGTTCCCGTTAAGGCCTCATACTCCTATTATATGGCCCAGTCAGTTTTGACTCCATTTACTCCGGACAATATAACCAATAGTATGCTCGGCCTGGACGGCACCTATATCGTAGGCCAGGGATATACCTATGATTTTAACGGGGATGGCAGCTATACTGAAGATGATGGGGACTGGCTGGTAAACTGGGTCAAGGGGTACAAGGACGGCAGCGCCACATCCAAGGAATGGCTCCTGGGTCCGGTGGATCACTCGGTACCCGCAGTTCAGGTTCCGCCGGGAAAATCGTGGTGGTATTACGGCAGTGCCGTTACAGAAGAAGAAAAAAAGGGGCTTGACACGTTTATTGAGGACAATGAAGAACGTCGGACCGTTGTGTATGTGGGATCCAGGGACGGCATGCTCCATGCCTTTGACGGCGGAAAGTTCAGATGGGGTGATAATCCCAAGACCGATGAAGAAGAAAACCGGGGCTATTTTTTATGGGAAGACGAAGATGAAGATGGCGTCTTTGCCCCGAATTACGGGACAGGGAAGGAGTTGTGGGCATTTATCCCTGCCAACCTGATTCCCCGTTTGAAAAACAATAAACTGGGAGAAGATGACCAGGCTTACGTGGACGCCTCCCCTACCATTGCAGATGTTAAAATCAATGATGCATGGGCCACGGTGCTGCTGTGTGCCCAAGGCAACGGTGGTGATACCGTTAGTTGCCTTAATGTTACTGATCCCGATGCGCCAAAGTTCATGTGGGAGTTTGCAGACCCGGATCTGTACAGGAGCCGATCTTCTGCGGCTGTCTCACAGGTCGGTAGAATCCAGGTGGGTGGTCAGACCATGTGGGTGGCATTTTTTGTTTCAGGAAAAACAAACGATCCGGATCTTTATCCGTCCATATACCTTGTAAATATAGAGACGGGTCATTTGATCAAACGGATTTATCTGGATCATGACCCGGACGCTACAGGCAGGGGCAAAGGCGGCGTGGCCAGCGGCCAACCTGCCATTGTGGATTCGGACAATAATGGATATATTGACCGGGTATATGTGGGATCTGACAAAGGATATCTGTACAAGGTCACCATACCCGACAATCCTGATGAGTACAACTACGGCTTTACAAACTGCGTTATCAATACGGATTTTACCGATGATAATGAAGAGACGGTCCAGGAAAGCTATCGGTACCAGCCCGTTTATGCTTCCCCTGCCGTGACCGTCCAGACATATTATGATGCCCAGGGCGAGCTGCAATACGATGTCAGCATTTTCTTCGGCACCGGCGACAGTCCTTATTATGATGAGGATATTGACACGGGCAATACCAGGTATAATTTCTACGCATACACGGATACGGCTGCAAAAGGCGTCTGCTCAACAGATACGGTAAGCCTGGACTGGTTCCTGGAACTTGATGAGGGGCACAGGGTTTATGCCTCTGCGTTTTCATCAGCGGGGAATATTTATTTTGGCACGTCTACAGCTGAAACCGAAGACCCTTGTGAAAGCCAGGAAGAGGATGATAACAGCGGAAAAGTTTATGTCGTGGACGCCGAGGAAGGGACCATAATTGAAAGTGTTGTTGTGGGAAATGTTCGGACATCTCCTGTAGTTGATGATGAACACCTCTATGTGAAGACCACTGACGGTTCCATTGTAACCTTTGGCGGCGGCGGATATAACAACGAAGTGACTATGGGGGCCGAAGTAGAGACCTTTGTCAAGTCATGGAAGGTTCTTTCCAATTAG
- a CDS encoding pilus assembly PilX N-terminal domain-containing protein: MNPKKKYSPLENQDGFALISAMIFLVLLTVIGIAANNTGTIETMISASEKNRQSAFFAADAGIEHGKIVIMSALKSEFAKTGATDWDVVLSDSQSGVESYNYKTDDSDEESFIWINNRSMGSAATYKVMARDNDDDDDDVFDDADNIIYLTSIATLTDGTFAGVEIGLSSTVDSGSATGYSAQAGSGSGKSYKSDDANTMTDFTPQTSIDMN; encoded by the coding sequence GTGAATCCCAAAAAAAAATACAGCCCATTAGAGAACCAGGACGGATTCGCCCTGATCAGCGCCATGATATTCCTTGTGCTCTTAACTGTGATCGGGATTGCCGCCAACAATACCGGCACCATTGAAACCATGATTTCAGCCTCGGAAAAAAATCGGCAAAGCGCTTTTTTTGCCGCAGACGCAGGAATTGAACATGGTAAAATTGTTATAATGAGTGCCCTGAAAAGTGAATTTGCAAAAACCGGAGCCACAGACTGGGATGTGGTGCTGTCCGATTCCCAGTCCGGGGTGGAAAGTTATAATTATAAAACAGATGACTCCGATGAAGAATCCTTTATCTGGATCAATAATCGAAGCATGGGCAGTGCTGCCACTTATAAGGTTATGGCCCGGGATAATGATGATGACGACGACGATGTTTTTGACGACGCGGACAATATCATTTACCTGACCTCCATTGCAACATTGACCGACGGCACCTTCGCCGGTGTTGAAATAGGCCTGTCAAGCACAGTTGACAGTGGATCTGCCACAGGCTATTCCGCCCAAGCCGGATCCGGTTCAGGCAAAAGCTACAAATCCGATGATGCCAACACCATGACGGATTTCACGCCACAAACATCAATAGATATGAATTGA
- a CDS encoding prepilin-type N-terminal cleavage/methylation domain-containing protein, which yields MWTLFIPTLGSSTTKPCICKTSCGFTLIEILIALAISGIILTGILYVFETSNKSYIVQDDVARMQQNVRIAKYYIEKDLRMAGYGVMGMASDDGFVEPVVFENDINETGILSGTDSITITYIDDDRSGCGTGGTYSACDDLPQLLLKEGMPATSSEAKVQEDFGTAPYSAWPNDCSCNGIDYTMPKPGYQVLITSPDGSKSDLVYVTQVQKVGTDDMIQNSPYNGFTNKVLNGYPENSTINFFNINTFIEVRYFIDDQNYLIREENGGDDVKVAENIEDIQVAFCGDYDGDGTVDITDTGDWYDEADLVSGEMSDADKEEIRYARVTIVGRTAREHDGIASKRPAVEDHAGAAQSDYYARRVLSFTVKIRNLGL from the coding sequence GTGTGGACTCTATTTATACCAACTTTAGGATCAAGCACAACCAAGCCTTGTATCTGCAAGACGTCATGCGGATTCACCCTCATAGAAATTCTGATCGCTCTGGCCATCTCCGGCATTATCCTGACAGGAATTCTTTACGTATTTGAAACAAGCAATAAGTCATACATTGTCCAAGATGACGTGGCCAGGATGCAGCAAAATGTCAGGATAGCAAAGTATTACATTGAAAAGGATCTGCGGATGGCCGGTTACGGCGTCATGGGCATGGCTTCTGACGACGGCTTTGTTGAGCCTGTTGTTTTTGAAAATGATATCAATGAGACCGGGATACTGTCCGGCACTGACAGCATCACTATTACCTATATAGATGACGATAGAAGCGGATGCGGTACAGGTGGCACTTACAGTGCCTGCGATGACCTGCCCCAGCTTCTTCTAAAAGAAGGGATGCCGGCCACCTCATCTGAGGCTAAAGTTCAGGAAGATTTTGGCACAGCTCCTTATTCTGCTTGGCCTAACGACTGTTCATGCAATGGAATAGACTATACAATGCCAAAGCCCGGATATCAGGTGCTCATTACCTCTCCGGACGGTTCCAAGTCAGACTTGGTTTATGTTACCCAGGTCCAGAAAGTAGGAACGGACGACATGATCCAAAATTCGCCATACAACGGTTTTACTAATAAAGTATTGAATGGCTATCCTGAAAACAGCACCATCAATTTTTTCAATATCAACACCTTTATAGAAGTCAGGTATTTTATTGACGATCAAAACTATTTGATACGGGAGGAGAACGGTGGCGACGACGTCAAGGTGGCTGAAAACATAGAGGATATCCAGGTGGCATTCTGCGGTGACTATGATGGTGATGGTACCGTGGATATTACGGACACAGGGGATTGGTATGACGAGGCCGACTTGGTCAGCGGAGAGATGTCGGATGCTGATAAAGAAGAAATCAGGTATGCCCGGGTGACTATTGTTGGGCGGACTGCCCGGGAACACGACGGCATTGCCAGCAAGCGACCGGCTGTGGAAGACCATGCCGGCGCAGCCCAGTCGGATTATTATGCGCGCAGGGTATTGTCGTTTACTGTGAAAATTCGCAACCTGGGTCTGTAA
- a CDS encoding prepilin-type N-terminal cleavage/methylation domain-containing protein yields the protein MRIWKTIKIPPMPWARHPRDLFTLKNGTAAIGSNGFTLIEALIALMVLSVGLLSIAVMQIDAIHGNSQGSHVTEATSLIEKKLEGYKSLDYEDVKDEQGNEDIYQWVTTVQENTPVNSLKTVTVKVTWASGTRSHSLSFGTIIAK from the coding sequence ATGCGTATCTGGAAAACAATAAAAATACCACCTATGCCGTGGGCAAGGCATCCACGGGATTTATTTACATTAAAAAATGGAACGGCAGCGATTGGCAGTAATGGTTTTACCTTGATTGAAGCACTGATTGCCTTGATGGTGCTTAGCGTTGGGCTGTTATCCATTGCCGTTATGCAGATTGACGCCATTCATGGAAACAGCCAGGGCAGCCATGTTACAGAGGCCACTTCATTGATAGAAAAGAAACTGGAAGGGTATAAATCCCTTGATTATGAGGACGTTAAAGACGAACAGGGTAATGAAGACATATACCAGTGGGTGACCACAGTCCAGGAAAACACCCCTGTCAACAGCCTTAAAACCGTTACCGTGAAAGTCACCTGGGCCTCTGGGACCAGGTCTCATTCCCTTTCCTTTGGAACTATAATTGCAAAATAA
- a CDS encoding GspH/FimT family pseudopilin, giving the protein MKSQFGFTMLELLIAVAIIGITAIFAMPDLVSFMANYRLKGAANELYSDMQYTKMNAIKQNKNWAIVFDPNAGKYYICSDQGGDDSWALSQNTIEKEVTLPDKSGVAFGYGSASKEATDAGGTDFDDNVTFGNNYAIFNPVGSGTSGYAYLENNKNTTYAVGKASTGFIYIKKWNGSDWQ; this is encoded by the coding sequence ATGAAATCCCAATTCGGTTTTACCATGCTGGAGTTGCTCATCGCTGTGGCCATTATCGGGATTACAGCAATATTTGCCATGCCGGACCTGGTCAGCTTCATGGCCAATTACAGGTTAAAGGGTGCGGCAAATGAGTTGTATTCAGACATGCAGTACACCAAAATGAACGCTATAAAGCAGAACAAAAATTGGGCCATTGTTTTTGATCCTAATGCCGGAAAATATTATATCTGTTCGGATCAAGGCGGGGATGATTCCTGGGCCCTTAGCCAGAACACCATTGAAAAAGAGGTGACCCTTCCCGACAAAAGTGGTGTCGCCTTTGGCTACGGCAGCGCATCCAAGGAAGCCACGGATGCCGGCGGCACCGATTTCGATGACAATGTTACCTTTGGCAATAACTATGCAATATTTAACCCCGTAGGATCAGGAACATCAGGGTATGCGTATCTGGAAAACAATAAAAATACCACCTATGCCGTGGGCAAGGCATCCACGGGATTTATTTACATTAAAAAATGGAACGGCAGCGATTGGCAGTAA
- a CDS encoding glycosyltransferase family 4 protein produces the protein MTDILVLTSTWPYLEHHHHPRFVNLLCRRLEKYHKLIVVAPSIRGEKPGKREKASLFRYCFAPFERLTGGDGISTNLKRKPWLYFVIPFYFAGLIIHCRRLIQKKDIGVIHAHWIFPQGLAAALCRAMFRFEIPLLITAHGGDLYGYSGRILSWVKKWVLNRADHITVVSRAMETYCVEELGCSPKKLSVCPMGVDLQNIFVPGDYRRDPYKIVYIGRLVEKKGLDVLIRAMAKVLDQVPGVQLDVIGGGSDLGIYKSLAESLGLSEAVQFLGAMPNHEVPRHFQRVGLAVMPFRVARGGDQEGLGLTMVEAIGCGCTVIASALPGVRDVIEDGKTGFLVPPENPQALAEKIIQVIRAADRRDELCPKARELILDKFDWDRVAKTYAELLHKLKGGAYRYSGRNN, from the coding sequence ATGACTGATATTCTTGTTTTAACAAGCACCTGGCCCTATTTGGAACACCATCATCACCCCCGGTTTGTTAATCTGCTCTGCCGGCGACTGGAAAAATACCATAAACTCATTGTTGTGGCCCCGTCTATCAGGGGGGAGAAGCCTGGAAAAAGAGAGAAAGCCTCTTTATTCCGGTATTGCTTTGCTCCCTTTGAACGGCTCACTGGTGGGGATGGGATTTCCACGAACCTGAAACGCAAGCCGTGGTTGTATTTTGTGATTCCCTTTTATTTTGCAGGCCTGATCATTCATTGCAGAAGACTGATTCAAAAAAAAGATATCGGGGTGATTCACGCCCATTGGATTTTTCCCCAGGGGCTTGCTGCCGCTTTATGCAGGGCTATGTTCAGGTTTGAGATTCCCCTTCTCATTACCGCCCATGGCGGGGATTTGTACGGGTATAGCGGGAGAATTTTGTCTTGGGTCAAAAAATGGGTGCTGAACCGGGCTGATCATATTACTGTGGTGAGTCGGGCCATGGAAACTTATTGCGTGGAAGAACTTGGATGCAGTCCTAAAAAATTAAGTGTTTGCCCTATGGGCGTGGATCTGCAGAATATATTTGTGCCGGGGGATTACCGGCGTGATCCATACAAAATCGTTTATATCGGCCGATTGGTTGAAAAAAAAGGCTTGGATGTGCTAATCCGAGCCATGGCAAAGGTTCTGGATCAGGTCCCCGGAGTTCAGCTGGATGTCATAGGGGGGGGATCGGATCTCGGGATCTACAAATCCCTGGCCGAGTCTCTTGGGTTGTCCGAAGCGGTTCAATTCCTGGGGGCAATGCCGAATCATGAGGTGCCCAGACATTTTCAACGGGTTGGCCTTGCAGTTATGCCTTTCCGGGTAGCCCGGGGCGGTGATCAAGAGGGGTTGGGGCTTACCATGGTAGAAGCCATCGGGTGCGGCTGCACGGTGATTGCTTCAGCTCTGCCTGGGGTGCGAGATGTGATTGAAGATGGAAAAACAGGATTTCTGGTTCCGCCTGAGAATCCCCAGGCCCTTGCAGAGAAAATTATCCAGGTGATTCGCGCAGCGGATCGAAGGGACGAATTGTGCCCCAAAGCAAGGGAATTGATTTTAGATAAGTTTGACTGGGACAGGGTCGCGAAGACATATGCAGAGCTGCTCCATAAATTGAAAGGCGGGGCTTACAGGTACTCTGGGCGCAATAATTAG
- a CDS encoding class I SAM-dependent methyltransferase, translating to MLNIEKNIFSMANYQTICDYLPSDHSTPCSVYSYLKWFYAGSAAPVTILDLGCGEGNSIKLFQRLSGNTIWHGVDIENSPEVKKRVRNNDFITSFNGVDLPYPDNYFDLIFSNQVLEHVRSPDALITDAFRVLKPGGSFIGSVSYLEPYHSYSIFNFTPYGIVRVFNDSGFDLKEIRPETDAAALIIRQLVNRYQLFSPLWKYNFLYAILEILATISNLGHRERNFLKIQFSGHLVFFAKRPDRLN from the coding sequence ATGCTGAATATAGAAAAAAATATTTTTTCCATGGCAAATTATCAAACGATCTGTGATTATTTGCCCTCAGACCATTCAACCCCATGTTCTGTCTATTCTTATTTGAAATGGTTTTATGCTGGTTCTGCAGCCCCTGTTACAATTCTTGATCTGGGCTGTGGTGAAGGAAATTCCATAAAATTGTTTCAGCGCCTGAGCGGGAATACGATCTGGCACGGCGTGGACATTGAAAACTCTCCGGAAGTGAAAAAAAGAGTTCGGAATAATGATTTTATCACCAGTTTCAACGGTGTTGACCTTCCATATCCGGACAATTATTTTGATTTAATTTTCAGCAATCAGGTACTGGAACATGTGCGTTCCCCCGACGCACTTATAACAGATGCTTTTCGAGTCCTTAAACCGGGCGGCAGTTTTATCGGCAGCGTATCTTATTTGGAACCCTATCATTCATACAGTATTTTTAACTTCACGCCCTATGGGATTGTGCGTGTGTTTAACGATTCGGGATTTGACTTAAAAGAGATACGGCCGGAAACCGATGCCGCAGCACTCATAATCCGGCAGTTGGTCAACCGATATCAGCTGTTCAGCCCACTGTGGAAATACAACTTTTTATATGCAATATTAGAAATTCTTGCAACCATATCAAATTTAGGACACAGGGAACGCAATTTTTTGAAAATTCAATTTTCCGGCCACCTGGTTTTCTTTGCAAAACGTCCTGATAGGTTGAATTGA
- a CDS encoding glycosyltransferase family 4 protein, with the protein MKIIVLSKRQYTNLDLINDKFGRIRELPMALAKLGHEINGLCLSYRSRPEGIHSDVDAKASVTWHCLNFKRLVSFGDKSYRNKLNAIFREQRPDLIWGSSDALHIILGACIARFYNIPFVADLYDNYESFSTTRLLGGKRLFRYALMQADGITCVSGPLARYIRKTTSFNGPVKVLENAISKDIFYPMDKLDCRRQLNLPNQGFYIGTAGAISESRGIQVLFDAFEQLARQNPDIRLLLAGPCDKKLILPHNDRIHYLGTLPPNQIPIFLSAIDLQVICNKDSAFGRYCFPQKFYEAVACKVPLVASAVGAMRETLKSNPDHLFEPENAISLEAALKRKIQNPSPLPLEAATWDMRGRKLEQFIIDVVSVYNM; encoded by the coding sequence ATGAAAATTATAGTTCTATCCAAACGGCAGTATACCAATCTTGATCTCATTAATGATAAGTTTGGTCGGATTCGGGAGCTTCCTATGGCATTGGCGAAATTAGGTCATGAAATTAACGGGTTGTGCCTGAGTTATCGTTCCCGCCCTGAGGGAATTCATTCAGATGTTGATGCAAAGGCCTCCGTAACATGGCATTGCCTTAATTTTAAAAGGCTTGTCTCTTTTGGAGACAAAAGCTATAGGAACAAACTGAATGCAATTTTCCGGGAACAAAGGCCGGACCTGATTTGGGGCAGCTCAGATGCATTGCATATTATCCTGGGAGCCTGTATTGCCAGATTTTATAATATTCCCTTTGTTGCGGATCTTTATGATAATTATGAATCATTTTCCACCACCCGATTGCTCGGCGGTAAAAGATTGTTCAGATATGCGTTGATGCAGGCTGACGGCATTACCTGTGTGAGCGGCCCGCTGGCTCGCTACATTAGAAAAACCACCTCATTCAACGGGCCTGTTAAGGTCCTTGAAAATGCTATTTCCAAGGATATCTTTTACCCTATGGACAAATTAGACTGTCGGCGGCAGTTGAATTTACCCAATCAAGGATTTTATATTGGTACGGCAGGCGCGATCTCAGAATCCAGAGGAATTCAGGTATTATTTGATGCCTTTGAACAGCTGGCAAGGCAAAATCCTGATATTCGCCTTTTGTTGGCAGGTCCTTGCGATAAAAAACTGATTCTGCCTCACAACGATCGTATCCATTACCTTGGAACTCTTCCGCCAAATCAAATCCCAATTTTCCTTTCGGCCATAGATCTTCAAGTCATTTGCAACAAAGATTCAGCATTTGGAAGATATTGTTTTCCCCAAAAATTTTATGAAGCTGTTGCCTGCAAGGTCCCTTTGGTTGCTTCAGCAGTGGGGGCAATGCGGGAAACCTTAAAAAGCAATCCCGACCACTTGTTTGAACCTGAAAATGCGATTAGTCTTGAGGCTGCTTTGAAGCGTAAAATACAAAACCCGTCCCCCCTGCCGTTAGAAGCGGCCACATGGGATATGCGAGGAAGAAAGCTGGAGCAATTTATAATAGATGTAGTATCAGTTTACAATATGTAG